A region from the Triticum urartu cultivar G1812 chromosome 1, Tu2.1, whole genome shotgun sequence genome encodes:
- the LOC125535454 gene encoding uncharacterized protein LOC125535454 — protein MASEPAVLPDDALAEVLRRLAPHVLAAARRVCKAWRDAVDARLRGSLLSRSVRGIFINFTRHCFSEFFSRPSTGPAICGGLDFLPCMGVQVTDHCNGLLLCGERMNEDRALPREYVVNPATRRWARLPHRPRPHVPGFDQTAYLAFDPAVSPHYQVFLIPRLPPAGESDDDESDDDEWPPASYVMHVFSSVTQQWGETTFLREGEAARIVGNMDSDLWYKQHRYHAVYWQSTLYIHCRHGYLTRMSLSDLTYTVIKLPGACELRGYPNHHLGRSLGGVYCAILNGWNQLQLWYLNESIGRIEWVLKHDTFLGKTFEREDYARQLAKRWILQDVNYRKWSSKYPEDAAFTTHANYKAPVEEKYDWNSDEDNILDIEDDVQGGYRDNYYFLGFHPYKEVVFLILSGRSARGLAYDWNNSKFQDLGTSCLTDYDPFNELPCGQTDSSFPYTPCWMGEFAGNELESLLEDEKLYRKKLEQKSQRKEQATFTFMDEYDLRKHRGHTKRVKDSNAKNRRRRHMAAW, from the exons ATGGCATCGGAGCCGGCCGTGCTACCCGACGACGCCCTCGCGGAGGTCCTCCGGCGCCTCGCGCCACACGTCCTGGCCGCGGCCCGGCGGGTCTGCAAGGCGTGGCGTGACGCCGTCGACGCCCGCCTGCGCGGCAGCCTGCTCTCGCGGTCGGTGCGCGGCATCTTCATCAACTTCACCCGGCATtgcttctccgagttcttctccCGCCCCTCGACGGGCCCGGCGATCTGCGGGGGGCTCGACTTCCTGCCCTGCATGGGCGTCCAGGTCACGGACCATTGCAACGGGCTCCTGCTCTGCGGCGAACGGATGAACGAGGACCGTGCGCTGCCGCGTGAGTACGTCGTCAACCCGGCCACGCGTCGGTGGGCGCGTCTGCCCCATCGCCCTCGGCCGCACGTGCCGGGATTCGACCAGACCGCCTACCTCGCGTTCGATCCCGCCGTGTCACCACACTACCAGGTCTTTCTGATCCCACGCTTGCCACCGGCCGGCGAATCGGATGACGACGAATCGGACGACGACGAGTGGCCTCCCGCGTCATACGTGATGCATGTGTTCTCTTCGGTGACACAACAGTGGGGCGAGACGACCTTCCTTCGGGAAGGGGAGGCTGCACGGATCGTCGGCAACATGGATTCGGATTTGTGGTATAAACAGCATCGTTATCATGCCGTCTACTGGCAAAGCACGCTCTACATTCATTGCCGGCATGGCTATCTTACAAG GATGTCCTTGTCAGATCTCACGTACACAGTGATTAAGCTACCAGGTGCCTGTGAATTGAGAGGCTATCCCAACCACCATCTGGGGAGATCACTGGGAGGGGTGTATTGTGCGATACTTAATGGCTGGAATCAACTTCAGCTTTGGTATCTCAATGAATCCATCGGTCGAATTGAGTGGGTGTTAAAACATGATACCTTTCTTGGAAAGACCTTTGAACGCGAGGACTATGCTCGACAACTGGCCAAACGATGGATCTTGCAGGATGTTAACTACCGCAAGTGGTCCTCCAAATACCCTGAGGACGCTGCTTTCACAACACATGCAAATTACAAAGCGCCGGTGGAAGAGAAATATGATTGGAACTCCGACGAGGATAACATTCTTGACATTGAAGATGATGTTCAAGGGGGATACCGTGACAACTATTATTTCCTTGGGTTTCATCCTTATAAAGAGGTTGTCTTCTTGATTTTATCAGGGAGATCAGCCAGGGGACTGGCCTATGACTGGAACAACTCAAAATTCCAGGATTTGGGCACTTCATGTCTGACAGATTATGACCCCTTCAACGAACTACCATGCGGACAGACTGACTCATCTTTCCCATACACGCCTTGTTGGATGGGCGAGTTTGCTGGTAACGAATTAGAATCTCTACTTGAAGATGAGAAACTATATAGAAAAAAGTTGGAACAGAAATCTCAACGTAAAGAGCAAGCCACCTTTACCTTCATGGACGAGTACGATTTGCGCAAGCATCGTGGGCACACCAAGAGAGTCAAGGACTCTAACGCCAAGAATCGCCGTAGACGCCACATGGCGGCTTGGTAA
- the LOC125518699 gene encoding guanosine nucleotide diphosphate dissociation inhibitor 1-like, whose protein sequence is MDEEYDVIVLGTGLKECILSGLLSVDGLKVLHMDRNDYYGGDSTSLNLNQLWKKFRGEDKPPAHLGSSKDYNVDMVPKFMMANGTLVRTLIHTNVTKYLSFKAVDGSFVFSKGKIHKVPATDMEALKSPLMGLFEKRRARNFFIYVQNYDEADPKTHQGLDLTTLTTKELIAKYGLVDDTVDFIGHALALHRDDRHLNEPALDTVKRMKLYSESLARFQGGSPYIYPLYGLGELPQGFARLSAVYGGTYMLSKPECKVEFDMEGKACGVTSEGETAKCKKVVCDPSYLTNKVRKIGKVARAIAIMSHPIPNTNESHSVQIILPQKQLGRNSDMYVFCCSYTHNVAPKGKFIAFVSAEAESDNIQSELKPGIDLLGPVDELFFDMYDRYEPVNEPYLDNCFISTSYDATTHFETTVTDVLNMYTMITGKTIDLSVDLSAASAAEEEY, encoded by the exons ATGGATGAGGAGTACGACGTGATCGTGCTGGGCACGGGGCTCAAGGAGTGCATCCTCAGCGGCCTCCTCTCCGTCGACGGCCTCAAG GTTTTGCACATGGATAGAAATGACTATTATGGTGGAGATTCCACTTCTCTCAACCTTAATCAG CTCTGGAAGAAATTTAGAGGGGAAGACAAGCCCCCGGCACATCTAGGCTCAAGCAAAGATTACAACGTAGACATGGTTCCAAAG TTTATGATGGCAAATGGGACATTGGTTCGAACCCTCATTCACACTAATGTAACGAAGTATTTGTCATTCAAAGCTGTTGATGGGAGCTTTGTCTTCAGCAAAGGGAAG ATCCACAAGGTTCCCGCGACTGATATGGAGGCTCTGAAGTCTCCTTTGATGGGCCTTTTTGAGAAACGCAGAGCAAGGAACTTCTTCATTTATGTCCAAAATTACGATGAAGCTGATCCAAAAACACATCAGGGATTGGACCTTACTACGTTGACAACTAAAGAATTGATAGC AAAGTACGGCTTAGTTGATGATACAGTGGATTTCATTGGCCACGCGCTTGCTCTCCATAGGGATGATCGTCACCTCAATGAACCAGCACTTGATACTGTGAAAAGGATGAAA TTATATTCGGAGTCTCTTGCACGTTTTCAAGGGGGCTCGCCTTATATTTATCCTCTATATGGGCTGGGTGAGCTGCCACAG GGTTTTGCACGTCTAAGTGCTGTTTATGGTGGCACTTACATGTTAAGTAAGCCAGAATGCAAG GTTGAATTCGATATGGAAGGAAAAGCGTGTGGTGTTACATCAGAAGGTGAAACCGCAAAATGCAAGAAAGTTGTCTGCGATCCTTCGTACTTGACCAACAAG GTCAGGAAGATCGGCAAAGTTGCACGTGCAATTGCTATTATGAGTCATCCAATCCCAAATACAAATGAGTCCCACTCAGTCCAGATTATTTTGCCACAGAAACAACTTGGACGCAATTCAGACAT GTATGTCTTCTGTTGCTCATACACCCACAACGTCGCACCAAAAGGGAAGTTCATTGCATTTGTCTCTGCAGAAGCAGAGAGTGATAATATACAATCCGAACTCAAGCCTGGCATTGATCTACTTGGTCCAGTAGATGAGCTCTTTTTTGATATGTATGACAGATATGAACCAGTGAATGAACCATATCTTGATAATTGCTTCATCTCAACG AGCTATGATGCTACCACACATTTTGAGACAACTGTGACAGACGTTCTTAACATGTATACAATGATCACCGGAAAG ACTATTGATCTCAGCGTTGATTTGAGTGCTGCTAGTGCTGCTGAAGAAGAATACTAG
- the LOC125518709 gene encoding guanosine nucleotide diphosphate dissociation inhibitor 1, which translates to MDEEYDVIVLGTGLKECILSGLLSVDGLKVLHMDRNDYYGGDSTSLNLNQLWKKFRGEEKPPAHLGASRDYNVDMVPKFMMANGTLVRTLIHTDVTKYLSFKAVDGSFVFSKGKIHKVPATDMEALKSPLMGIFEKRRARNFFIYVQDYNDADPRTHQGLDLTRMTTRELIAKHGLSDDTIDFIGHALALHRDDRYLSEPAIDTVKRMKLYSESLARFQGGSPYIYPLYGLGELPQAFARLSAVYGGTYMLNKPECKVEFDMEGKVCGVTSEGETAKCKKVVCDPSYLANKVRKIGKVARAIAIMSHPIPNANDSHSIQIILPQKQLGRKSDMYVFCCSYTHNVAPKGKFIAFVSAEAETDNPQSELKPGIDLLGPVDELFFDMYDRYEPVNEPSLDNCFVSSSYDATTHFETTVTDVLNMYTLITGKTVDLSVDLSAASAAEEY; encoded by the exons ATGGACGAGGAGTACGACGTGATCGTGCTGGGCACGGGGCTCAAGGAGTGCATTCTCAGCGGCCTCCTCTCCGTCGACGGCCTCAAG GTTTTGCACATGGATAGAAATGACTACTATGGAGGAGATTCCACCTCCCTCAACTTGAACCAG CTCTGGAAGAAGTTCAGGGGGGAAGAAAAACCACCGGCGCATTTAGGTGCGAGCAGAGACTACAATGTAGACATGGTTCCAAAG TTTATGATGGCGAACGGAACTTTGGTTCGTACTCTCATTCACACTGATGTGACGAAGTATCTGTCTTTCAAAGCTGTTGATGGAAGCTTTGTCTTCAGCAAAGGGAAG ATTCACAAGGTTCCTGCCACTGACATGGAGGCTCTAAAATCCCCTTTAATGGGCATATTTGAGAAACGTAGAGCAAGGAACTTCTTCATTTATGTCCAAGATTACAATGATGCTGATCCAAGAACACATCAAGGATTGGACCTTACAAGGATGACAACTAGAGAATTGATTGC GAAACACGGATTGAGTGATGATACTATAGATTTCATTGGCCATGCGCTTGCTCTTCACAGGGACGATCGCTACCTAAGCGAGCCAGCAATTGATACTGTTAAAAGAATGAAA CTCTATTCTGAGTCTCTTGCACGGTTCCAAGGAGGCTCACCTTATATTTACCCATTGTATGGGTTGGGTGAGCTGCCACAG GCTTTTGCACGTCTAAGTGCTGTTTATGGTGGCACTTATATGTTAAATAAGCCAGAGTGCAAG GTTGAATTTGATATGGAGGGGAAAGTGTGTGGTGTTACATCAGAAGGTGAAACTGCCAAGTGCAAGAAGGTTGTCTGTGATCCTTCTTACTTGGCCAACAAG GTAAGGAAGATTGGAAAAGTTGCACGAGCAATTGCTATTATGAGCCACCCAATTCCAAATGCAAATGATTCCCACTCGATTCAGATTATTTTACCACAAAAGCAACTTGGGCGCAAGTCAGACAT GTATGTCTTCTGTTGCTCGTACACCCACAATGTCGCACCAAAAGGGAAGTTCATTGCATTTGTGTCTGCAGAAGCAGAGACTGATAACCCACAGTCCGAACTAAAGCCTGGAATCGATCTACTTGGTCCAGTAGATGAATTGTTTTTTGATATGTATGACAGATATGAACCCGTCAATGAACCTTCTCTTGATAATTGCTTTGTCTCATCG AGTTATGATGCCACTACTCACTTTGAGACAACTGTCACAGATGTTCTTAATATGTACACACTGATTACTGGAAAG ACTGTTGATCTTAGCGTTGATCTCAGTGCTGCCAGCGCTGCAGAAGAGTACTAG